Sequence from the Osmerus eperlanus chromosome 23, fOsmEpe2.1, whole genome shotgun sequence genome:
CTGTGCCAAAGGCACCAAGCATGCTGAGGTTAAGGTATGGCCATGCACACGTGcacatactggacacacacacacacacacacaggctgtacatacacacacccacatactgaACGTATAAACACGGTCACACACGGAATACCAGGGAATCTGTGGTTTGTGAACATATAGATAAAAGAATATCTGTCTGGTGTCTGATATCAAGCGTTCCCCTCATGCTGTCAGAAAGGAATCTGCCTCCCATGTGTCTTCGCTGGGACCCAGAACTAGAATTAGCATGCGTAGGAAGTGCTAAAGCCAGAATTACATTACACGGGGAGTCTGTGGAGCCACTCTTAAATGAGGTCTGTTTGTGGAGATTAAGAAAAAGTACGGCCGAGGTATCAACCGGCTCTATCGTGGGCTTTTGTCccaaatttctcaacttccCTGAGAGCAATTTGAACGGGGTTGTCATGGCAACTGTGTAAATATTTTAGACAGTGAATTTGTCCAGCGGTTCTGCTATGTgggctgtacagtgtgtgtgtgtgtgtttgaatgtatgTATAAATGTGCATGACCAGGAGATTAGCTTTACATAGGCGGGTAGATGCATGAGATAATTTTCTATCTCTTTTGAAAGAGATTTGTAGCACAGACGCTGGACTTGTCATATTATCATAGCTTGGTTTGCACAAGGTTCATCTGTCATGGGCGTCTCACCAGTCCATTTTGGGAGTGCGAGGGTTTCAGACCACATACTGTGAACACACAGCTTAACATAAACAGTGATTTAGGAGTGTCTTTACTGTATAACTGCATAGTGTTGTATGCCCATCCCTCAATGTAGACTGGtattctactgtactgtactgtactgtagacaagACCCGTCATGTCAACAGAACTTCTAACCTAACATGACATATTTCAGTAGGATATTCCAAGTAAAGGTGTTCCTCTTgtcgtgtgtgttgtggtgttgcAGAGCACTAACGAGGCTGTGTTTGCTGTGGAGTTCAACCCCAGCGACAGCGGCAACATCATCACCTGTGGGAAGTCTCACGTCCACTTCTGGACCCTCAGCGCcggctccctcaccaagaaacaGGGCATCTTCGGGGTAAGTGAACTTCTCCAAAACAAAGACCCGCTGTccagcaactacaggccaacgCCTCTCATGCTAGTTCTGCGTTTTCTCTGGAACGTTCAGGCGacgtttgtttgtttctctccGGCAGAAATACAAGAAGCCAAAGTTCATCCAGTGTTTTGTGTTCAGTCTGACGGGAGACGTGCTAACAGGGGACTCTGATGGGAACATCCTCACCTGGGGCAAATCTCCAGGGGATGTCAAAACATTGGGGAAAGGAGCCAAAGGTGAGGCTCTGTCCATGTAAACGTTTATTTGAAGCTGGATGAACATTTGACATGtctagtctgtaaaatgtacaaATGTACTTTCGTATTACTGTGTATAATCCTGCAATTCTGTTCCACCGACGTCGTCTTCATCCCGGCAACGACCGGACTGTGTTATTGTTTGTGACCCTTTCTCCTTCCTGTGGTGTCTTTCCTGCTCCAGAGACCTTTCAGATCATGCGGCAGACTCAGGCTCACGAGGGCAGTGTGTTCACCCTGTGTATGCTGCAGGGCGGCGCCGTGCTAAGCGGCGGAGGCAAAGACCGCAAGATCATCCGCTGGAGTGCCGACCTGGCGcccgagagagagtgtgaggtgaaacccgtgtgtgtttgtgtgtgtgtgtgtgtggtagctgCAATCTTATTTGGATTCAGTCTTAATTCCGTACTTCTGTTTCTCTAGATTCCAGAGATGTTTGGTGCGGTCCGCACCCTTGCGGACATTGATGGGGAGGAGCTGCTAGTTGGTACAACCCGAAATGCCATACTGAGAGGCACTTTCTCAGACGGATTTGTGGCCATAGTACAGGTACACATCATGATGACTCGTGTGTTAAACAATATGAGAAGgttttgtttacacacacacgcacacacacacgcacacacagaggcagactaacagtgagtgtttgtgtacctTGCAGGGTCATATGGATGAGATGTGGGGCTTGGCCACACATCCCTCCCAGAACACCTTCTTCACGTGCGGCCATGACAAACAGGTGTGCCTGTGGAACACCGAGGAACACAAACTGGACTGGTGCACCACACTGGAGGTGACACAATGACACAAGCGTCAAatccacacgcactcacacgcccacattcacacagaaacactttaCTTTTGATCAAAAATCGATGCCCTGATTTGATGATTTGTGACATGATCGATGACATAAACGATCTTATCTTAGGAGTACGGACTCTGTGCGGATTTCTGTCCTAACGGAGCAGTCGTGTCTGTTGGCCTGAGCACAGGGAGGTAAGACCCTCCATGACTCTCAAGTCATCCATTAGTATGAATATCAATCCCTCTAATAATCACTACCTGTGACAGAACCTGCCTTCCTGCTGATGTGGTGGTCGTCCTGAGCGAGTAACAGCAGGATGGTTTGATGTCGTCGGTCTCGTTGTGACAACCCCTCTCTGACTCCTGACGACAGGTGGCTGGTGCTGGACATGCAGACGAGAGAGGTGGTCTCCGACTTCACCGACGGCAACGAGCAGCTGTCTGTCATGAGATACTCGCCAGGTCAGGGTCCCCCGCTCGCTGACCTTTCTGTCTTGAGCGACGAGCAGCATGCCGCACGCACTCCACCCCTAGATGGCGCTGTTTGGTCTCCCTTTAGGAACACGCcccgctttcttcttctctttcagaTGGGAGCTTCCTGGCAGTGGGTTCCCACGACAACTTCATCTACATCTACACGGTCACAGAGTCCGGACGGCGCTACACCCGCTTCGGAAAGTGCAATGTGAGCAGTGCATGATGGGAGATTGTGGTTGGATGTGGGTTCGTCATAAAAGATGTCCCATGTACTTCCTACCAGTCTTACACAGACAGTTCCCTGTTGTCTGCCTGTTACCTCATTAATGTGTTGTAGTGACTTGATGCAATATCTCTTATTGTGTTCCCAAAACAGGGTCACTCCAGTTTCATCACTCACCTTGACTGGTCCAAAGACGGGAAGTATATCATGTCCAACTCGGGCGACTACGAGATCTTGTACTGTGAGTGAATGTCTGAAAATCTATCTTTACTGTCTGTACATCTTTGTGTTAAGATCCCAATTGTACAACGGTCTGTTTAATCAGCCTTAAATgagctcctcctccccaggggaAGTGGCTGGGGGCTGCAAGCTGCTGAGGAATCGCTTTGAGAGCAAAGACAGAGAATGGGCGTCCTACACTTGTGTGTTAGGCTTCCACGTCATGGGTAAGGGTTCACTAACACTTCCATACCACCAGGACAACGAAACGGCCCTTCAAAAACACAATGCAGCCGTGATGGTTGTGGAGAGTAGATCCTTGTGCTGTAGCTATGCTGAATTGCCTTTGATACGAGGGTGAATGTGATGTTGATGATtggctgtgttccaggtgtgtggcTGGAGGGCTCGGACGGGACAGACATCAACGCTCTCTGCCGCTCCCACAGCGAGAGGGTGGTTGCCGTGGCCGACGACTTCTGCAAGGTCCACCTCTTCCAGTACCCCTGCCCCAAACTGAAGGTCAGACACGCCCACACTCAAACAACACACACTATGGCATCGGTCGGAATCACGTCATTCACAGATAAATAGTGAGATAAAGGGGATGACACGTGCTACATGGACCAAGCTGAATATCCGTTTCTCCGCATGGCCTCCTGTCCCTAGGCCCCGAGTCACAGGTATGAGGGCCACAGCAGTCACGTGACCAACGTGCGCTTCACCCACTGTGACAGGCACCTGCTCTCCATTGGGGGGAAGGACACCTGCATCCTCCAGTGGAGGGTGACGAGAGCAGGGACGGGGGACAGCAGCGAGCGCTTGGCCTCAGCCccggcctcagccccagccttagccccagcctcctccagctcccacgAATCTAGCTCGTGAAGATGAGAGAATAGGaacgttttttggggggaaagtGATTTGTTTACAGAGTGGAAGAgaagtttgagagagagagattgacagagagattagagattggcagagagacagagagagagtgggagactcTTGACACAGAAAAAGGAGAGACTATGTGATCCAGATTTTTGGTTCTTACTTTGAGGGTTACCATGGACACAGGTCCTTAACCTACAGGATTCTCATTTCAGAGGAAAATGATAGATTTGTACAATGTGAGCCACATGTTATGACGTAAAGATACATGCGTAACTTTTGCCAGAACAGAATATATTTTATTCTGTTTGCCTTTTGTGAATTTCCAGTTTTGACATAATTGAAGGtcaatgtttttgtgtttttatgtcGGATTGCCATTATATATCCTAATCTTTATGACAAATCAAATTCTACATTCCAAAGTATTCCTTTGAAGTTGTATAACTTTGTGTAAATGACCACAATGATTTTGCTTTACGGATAGGTATTTGTCATAGTCCTTTATCAAACTTTTTAACTCTAAAATGTCTTTACACTTCCTGTGTGCCTCCACATAATCTTAAAGAGCCTGAATAAAACATTGTATGAATCCTGAGCATttgatatatttttatttagcAAAGGGTACGTCTTTTTAAGTGTCTTAAAGAGTATGGATGTCTTCTGATTTAAGTTGTAATAACAAATGATTGATTTGTTCATCGCATTGTAATGTGCCTGACTGTAAAGTGCCATGGTGACACAGTAagaaggtcgtgggttcgattcccgcttAGAGAACTGTTCAATTCACAGGTGGGCTATATCCTGAACATGTTCTCACCGTGTTCACAAGGGTTTCCTCTGCAAATAACCCCAAAATAAACATGCAGAACAGATTGCTCTCTTGCCCATGTCCCTGGCAAGGTGTGAGTTGATCACTTGGACTTAGTCGCCTTGATGTGTCTGatcactgctcctggctgcAGTGATCAGACACATCAATAACAGGATGGGAAAATGCAGAAGAATCATTTCATCGGTGGATACTTCTGCATGGGTCGTGTCAATGTCGtcgctttttgtgtgtgtatcaataCTGAATTATAAACGTTTCTCGCCATTGCCGTATTATGATTTCTTAAAACTGTCACATTTACCACAAGAGGGCAGTATTGTGCAAATAACTTCTGGCGTCAGTTATATCATTCTGCACGTCAGTTTTTGAGCCTGCAGGATAATACAATTAGGCTATGTTAATAATAATTGTCTTTAGCACACACTGCATTGCATGGATATTACTCAGTATTATTACTGAAGTTATATTTAGGCTACTTTTGTCAGTCATAATGTAGTTTATCTATCAAGGATTTTCTGCCCGGCCATACCCACAAGTAAACGGTTTTAGAAATTGAATGTGAATGTCAAGTAGGCCAGGCCTAATAGAAAATAGAATTATATTTTGAATGCAATGTGAGAATACTGCCTTATACTTAGATTTTTTACTCGTTTGATATGCATTTTCAGAATAGCTTCACAAGGTGGTATGAAGTAGTTTTAGACGTTGTTTTATAGGCTTCTCATCGTAAATGCATTTGTACTTCCAAAGTCAAAGAGATTTATTGTCATGTACACAGTATAGACTAACACAAGGTCATTCTGAACATTTCCATTTTTGTGACATGGTCAGCATCAGCCTTCATGCCATTAGGGGCATGAAAAGGAAATAAATATTCGTTATCTATCATCTATTTGTGACTTTTGCAAATGAAGGCAAATACGAGAAGGAAACCCATTGAGGCATTTCTGCCTTGTGCTCTGCTATTACTAAAGCATGGGACATGCCTTCTGTAGGCCCTAGTATTTTAACTTAATTGTGCTGTGTCTTTGAAAGTGTGGTCATAACAAATCATTATGTGCTATTGGTAAGTGTGTGTTAGTAtcaggtgtgcgtgcgtgtagtaAATATGCCGGAGTATTCGGATTGTTTTTTCCGAAGATGACGTTTGCAAACgagggggggcagtgtgtgtgtgtgtttgagtgtgtgaacTGAGCGgaggtgaagaagaggaggatgaagctGGGAGcggaggatgggaggaagagTGGAGTAAGAGACAGGCTAGCTATCAagggctgtgtgtgcatgcctgcaaGTGTGAatgcgtgagtgagtgaggaagaGGCACAGGGAGGTCGTTAACGGACTGAAACAAAGACTATATTTTTGGTacccccaaaacattgtaacGGAAACTTTAAACTTTTACCCGCCAGAGCTTGGCTGCCGTGCCGGGTCCCGGCTTTGTTTCACGGCGGGGGAGGTCCACGATAAATGCAGGTATAAAATAGCTTCAGATCGACATTTTTCACGCAAGAGGGGGGAATCCCTGGAACTGTGTTTGTTGCGGGTTACGAGAGAATGGCGGCCAACATGTACCGAGTCGGAGGTAAGTCTTATtttacacacatattcacacctcTTCAACGTGATTGTTAGCAACCTAGCGAACTAGCTAACGCTATATGATGGTTGGTTTATGtctgctagctaactactagcaAAGCATTTCCGCGACGTGCTAACGTTGGCTAGCTAGTTTAGGCTAGCAATTTAGCCGCGAGCTGGCAAATGCAACACGGCTGCTAGGTagcctagctaacgttagctaatcTATTAGCTAGTGAGCTAACTATGTAGCACTTGATCGCTAACTTCCCTATGTAATGTAGTTAGTTTCTAGATGCACTACTTATTGATCAGTTTGAGTCGCAGACACACTTCTATTGATTAAGTCAAATAAGTAAGCAGGCTAGCCTATATGAATGGCTTGCTAACATTCTCGATCCACGCTAACGGACTTGACCAAGCTTGCTTGCTAATGCTAGGtagtagtgctagctagctaaactaGTCCAGAGCAGAGGATTGAATGTTGAATCCGGAACGATGGTAGCGGCTTGCTAGACTGGATCGCGCACAGTAGCGCAGCGCTATCCTATACGATTGTAGGCTTTAGTTAATGTTTTGCAATGTTGTTGCTGTTTGGCAGCCTCATGCATTTGTTTGCTTTGGAATTGGGTATACGTAGTGTGCAAGTTTAGGTTTTATTAGACAGtattctagctagctagcttgctactgTCATCATCATGGGTATGTTAAAAAGCCGGCAAACGTGCGTTTTCAAGATGGCCCGGCGGTATATGATCCTCAGTCCACATCCCAGGTTTGTGGAGTATTTTTTTGCACCCATGGTAACGTTAATAAACGTATTTTATGTTATTCGTGACATGAAGCCAAGTTTGGTACTTAATTTTCTCTACACGTCTGAATTTTGAGGTATTTATGTCTCATGCCACATTCTTGTTATATTGTTGTGTAAGGTCCCACAAGAGCTGCTGGATGTGGGTCACAGTGATTAAACAGTGCTTTGTAAAAGATGTTGCCTGTGTCTTGGGGATCAATGTAAACAAGTGCTGGAACACTAGATTAGGAGTCATGCATTTCTTAACTAATTCAAAGATAACTTGGTCTTGGGTCATTACTTGAGTGCAGTTCCAACATTTCAGTAAGTGCAGACTGTGACATTTAACATTTGTTGCTTGTGCTGTGTTTAGGCCTTGTTGATATTTACTAATACACTACTACACCTTTCCAGTCTTGA
This genomic interval carries:
- the eml3 gene encoding echinoderm microtubule-associated protein-like 3 isoform X2; amino-acid sequence: MDGSTNSLDDVSADSSAEFPDRVSMMEGRLQAQEDEITLLKSSLADALRRLRVHDQLIPLLKQQLIAVNPAAARVLNQVCSEGCSRGRKQSSSSAPDELRHPNTRVRRNSEKLAKETQEKTKKRLDKKAASSANLLTRSPSLESRAKDLVSTAGSPGSRRATYSQGQSIKMFIRGRPITMYIPSNIQNYEDLKMEPPAEKLELDWVYGYRGRDCRANLYLLPSGEAVYFIACVVVLYHVNTRTQRHYRKHTDCVRCLTIHPDKVRVASGQTAGVDKDGKPLQPFVHIWDSSTLVTLQQIGLGTFERGVGSVAFSTADSGAYLCVIDDSNEHMLSVWDCAKGTKHAEVKSTNEAVFAVEFNPSDSGNIITCGKSHVHFWTLSAGSLTKKQGIFGKYKKPKFIQCFVFSLTGDVLTGDSDGNILTWGKSPGDVKTLGKGAKETFQIMRQTQAHEGSVFTLCMLQGGAVLSGGGKDRKIIRWSADLAPERECEIPEMFGAVRTLADIDGEELLVGTTRNAILRGTFSDGFVAIVQGHMDEMWGLATHPSQNTFFTCGHDKQVCLWNTEEHKLDWCTTLEEYGLCADFCPNGAVVSVGLSTGRWLVLDMQTREVVSDFTDGNEQLSVMRYSPDGSFLAVGSHDNFIYIYTVTESGRRYTRFGKCNGHSSFITHLDWSKDGKYIMSNSGDYEILYWEVAGGCKLLRNRFESKDREWASYTCVLGFHVMGVWLEGSDGTDINALCRSHSERVVAVADDFCKVHLFQYPCPKLKAPSHRYEGHSSHVTNVRFTHCDRHLLSIGGKDTCILQWRVTRAGTGDSSERLASAPASAPALAPASSSSHESSS